Genomic window (Pyrus communis chromosome 13, drPyrComm1.1, whole genome shotgun sequence):
CAAGTATccaacctattgaaaatgtcatatCCGTTAAGCTCTagttaaatttttgttaaattagggCTTACTTTGTCTCCAAAATCAATAGACGGTCATGAAAGTATGGCCTCCACCAACTAATAGTCACAAGCTATCACCCTCAAACCCAATACACAATCACCAACTTCACCCTACAACTCAAGATCACTCCAAACcaaagcaaaacaaatatgtTGTAGCGGCTGGGAGTGGTCAAGAAGGGTATCCACTTCACATCATCACCCACACGGATCACATAGAGCTTCAACATGTTATCAAACAAATAAATCTAGTGGCAGGTGCACTTGCTGACTCAGGACTTACAACAGGTCTAAAGTATTGGAAATAGACCAGATTCAATCTTGTAGGTTTCTCCTTTAATATCAAGATTATGAAGGTGATACATCAATATCAGCCTAAGTTCTTTCTCCCCTTCTTTCTGAGTCTTCCTCCCTTATTCCCTTATCATATTTAACTCACCTAGGACTTAATATTTGCAACCACCAAGTAGGCCAGTCACAGCTTTCAAGACTAGTATAAAAGTTGGGATGGAGTTTTGATGGCCACAGGTGAAGCTTGGAGGTGGCGAGGACTTAATATTTCccgatcttcatttttgtttttcattttttatattctttgtaaatttgttatttgttatttattttttcattttcatgtcatttttgaagttatttttattattatttgagtCCAAGTAAGCTAGAAATGCCCTGTTGTATGACCCTAGAAGACTCGGGTGTTTCCGAGACTTCTCCcttaattaaatttcttttatcCTCAAAAAGTTGAAGTGATACTAAAATATTGAgttttttaggtacttaatcctaTAATTGATAAAGTAGTACTATCTacatactcatttttacttcttgcACAATCCTTTCAAATTTTACCGttaaatcgaatgaattgaaaaaaatcgaTACTCAAAATTAATAACACTAAGTAAAAAGTAAAAGTATGTGTAAATAGcattattctaattttatatgGTAATGATACTTGCAAAAAGCGTAatttgtgcaaattttaaacttgataatttttttgagaattgttattggcatcaCAAATCTCAATTTCAATTTGCACTCTAaacattctttaataaaaaaaatatacatttataagaagtgtagaatataaattttaaagtaccaaaaacaattttcatatttatttcTTCAAAATTCGAAAAGGTAAATTTACTTAAATACTAcaaaattaggaaataaaataataaatttggcCGACAAAAGCAAAGCCAGTACGGTAGGAAGCGTATGACATGCTCGAGATAAGTGCCTATATCAGAACGCaaccaaataaacaaacaaacaaaaaaccctaaaaagggAATTAAATCAAACATATTTCTCAATGGAATTGCAGAGGCCAAACCAGAAGAACCCAAACTTATTAGAGACGATGGACTGACTCACTGAATGATTTTCCTTATGGATAAGCCCGCTAatttttcccagaaacaaaCACCAACATGGGGGACCTGGGAGGAGCTCCTCCTCGCCTGCGCCGTCCACCGCTTCGGCACCCAGAGCTGGGACTCCGTCGCCACCGAACTCCGCAAGCGCAGTTCCAACCTCCACCTCCTCACCCCGCACGCCTGCAAGCGCAAGTTCCACGACCTCCGCCGCCGCTTCAACGACGCCGTCTCCGCCGCCAGCGACGATGATAAATCCCCCATCCTTTGGCTCGACCAGTTGCGGCAGCGGCGGCTCGACGAACTCCGGCTTGAACTCCAACGCTACGACCGCTCCATCGTGTAAAAATCTCAACCCGTAACGACGGcgtttgattatttttttttaattatccaTCGGagttaatagttttttttttttttttttttggtgattaaAATTAATCGTGTAGGTCTCTGCAATCGAAGGTGGAGAGGTTAAAAGAAGTGCGCGAACAGAGTCTGAGGGAGACAGAAAAACCGGTTGAAAAATCGGATCTTGAGAAGACCCAAGAGGCAGAGATCAAACCGGCTGACGTCTTGCCGGAGAAGAAAGATATCTCCGTGCGCGACGGACGGTCGTTTGACGAATCGAAAACGACAGATCCGAAACCCGAGGAACCCGGAACCGGAGATGCCGATACGGGTAATGGTTCGGAGCCGGATGAACCGGGTGAAGCAGCCGGTGAGGAGATCGGGACGGCCGATAAGTCGAGTAATCCGGCGGTGGAGGATTCGTGCAACGGAAGTTCCGATTCGGTGGCGAAGGAACCGGCGGTTATGGAGTCGAAGAAGGGTAACTCGCGGGAGTTGAGGGAATCGGTGGCCGAGTCAAAGGGAGGGGAGGAAGGGACGAAGGAGAGTCGTCAGAGTAGCAGTGACGTGCAGAGCTCGGCGAGTTTGTCGAGAAAAGCAGGTGAGGAACCTGAACCGGTCGGACCGGAGGAGCATGGTGAGCCGGACCAGGAGGACCAGTCTCCCGCCATGAAGGGGGTCCCAGTTGAATCTCAGCCGTTGGTTGATTTCCTCGAGATCCTTCGCTCTCTTAAGTTTGCCTCCTTTTTCGAGCGCCGGCTCCATTCCCAGGTTTGcttatttttcctttaaaaaggaaattaatttttttttaaatctataAAAACCTAACGACGACGTATTTATGTCAGACGTCCCTATCCAATAAGGTGGCGACACGTCACCGCTGTTTTAAAGGCTGCGACGTTGTCTTGTTTTTTTTACTCCATATTTTGTGTTGTTATATTCTGCCTGATGGTGCAGATTAAGAGGACTAAAAGGGACCCACCTCGTGCCGTGCTGTGTCCAGTTCacctttctatttatttagATCATCTCTAACTTATgggataaaatttaaaatataaacttttaaaacctttggtaaaaataaatcctgagaaaaaaaatatatctctGGACTAAATTCATTCAAAGATTTAAGTCAGacttaaattattttggacTCACCAAAttgttatattttaattttttacttataatccaATGGTTATGATCAAATAAGATTAAATCTAATGATAAAAAAAGATTTTACGactcaaaattaaatttaacgttcaaaataatttaaaaaaataatttaaatcaaatttaatttaaaactttataaacatctatatatttgtatgatttttaaatACTTATtagaatttgaatatttttagattaaaatgttcataaaaataaattaggatgttctacataaattttattttcaaaaaagttaccgaaaaaaaagaagaaagctaaaatcattatttaaataatttcggactaaaattttaagcaataaaggttggaggagaaaagtAGTTTTTGGATTATGGCTAAAAATTTTTTAGcttaaatttttaagttttatctcCAAAGATTGGAGATGGTGTTAGAGGAGTGTTTTTCACACTCTTATTAATTTGTGGTTATTGATCTTATTTACTATATTCGATGGATAGCACTACCTTTGTTCAAATTCCAGATTATGTCTACTGCATGCCTGGGTTGCGGTCTCTTTTTAAGCTCTCTATATATCGGGTTCAAATCCTTTCATGTTTATTTGGTGTAGTTTAGATATGTTATAATAGCAAAAAATGTCTTATTTTTTGGAGTTTTATCGAAACACTTtcggtattgttcatttttaacgaagaaccacatttttatcttttcctggtactattcatcacacatttatttgtcatttttcattaaaactaaagtttttttgaactttttgttagttttttttttttttttgtaaggtcAGGTCTTTCCCTTAGATTTCAACTTTTGACTGTTTTTTTGGGTCTATCTTTAGACTcttattttgcacaaaaaagaTGGTAGCTAGAATAGTTGGTAGGGGACCCATAGGACAAAATTATAGTGCAATATAGGTGTACCACACCATGTCATGGTGTGCACACTTTTCATTTTCCTTAATATGTGGATGATTAGAACTTCGAACATTTTTCAACAAAGTAAAGATAAATACAACTATATTTAGGCTAGACATAAGCCTAGTTTAGTATTgaagtgattctgaaaaaagctagtataaaaaaaaactaggagctgtttttgtgtttggtaaacgttcagcttcagctttttttcacagttttgggtgaaaaaaagtaaaaaacaagaagctgcaaaacccagctttgaaaaactggttttttttcacatctgttttacataaaagtttaccaaacattataatactactttttttttttcaaaagcacttttacaaaaaaagtttaccaaacactctgttgctttatttcacagctgcttattctcacagcatagcaaaaacagttttttttcaaagcacagcaataccaaaccagcccataGTCAGGATGCCCATAATGGATGTGCACTTGAATTCAAATTCTACTCCGTGCAGTTAAAAAACCATCTCTTGTAAAGAGGATTATTGAAAAATGGTGAAGTGGATTTGTCTGAACCGATGAGATAAGTTACAAGATGATATTTTAAACTAGTCTAATCGACGGGGAGGAGATTCAAACTAGATGTGTCTCTTGAGATATAGTTGCTTTGTTGGGttaaaatttgttttgccaAAATTGTAAACATTCTTTATGtttttgtgggcaaaattgtgGCGCTTTCAACTGGAAAGCTGCAGAACAATTGCAGTGACGTCGTCCATTTAGTAATCTTAAATGATTTGACATTATTGGAAATTAAGAGCTAACAATATCGCTTATGGTTCGCAAATGTTGCAGGATTATACAAAAATGATTCGGCAGCATGTAGATTTTGAAATGGTGCAAACCAGACTTGAAGGAGGTTGGTACTCACGGTGCAGCAGAAGCTTATTTTTTCGAGATATGTTGCTTATTTGCAACAATGCCATAGTCTTCTTTGGGAAAAAGTCTCCAGAATACAAGGCTGCGTGTGAGCTTCGGTCACTTGTGTCAAAGGAAATGGCTTGTCTGCCTCCTAAGCAAGAACCGCCACCTAAAGAAGAAACTCCGACACAACCAGCTCCCCCTGTGAATCCTGAACCTGAAACGTCGGATTCATTGcttgcaaaatcaaaactatCACTTCCACACAATGCTTGTCGCAAACGCAGCTCCATAACTGCAAGAGCGTCCACATCTTCTTCGGGaccagaaagaagaaaaga
Coding sequences:
- the LOC137713634 gene encoding uncharacterized protein — translated: MIFLMDKPANFSQKQTPTWGTWEELLLACAVHRFGTQSWDSVATELRKRSSNLHLLTPHACKRKFHDLRRRFNDAVSAASDDDKSPILWLDQLRQRRLDELRLELQRYDRSIVSLQSKVERLKEVREQSLRETEKPVEKSDLEKTQEAEIKPADVLPEKKDISVRDGRSFDESKTTDPKPEEPGTGDADTGNGSEPDEPGEAAGEEIGTADKSSNPAVEDSCNGSSDSVAKEPAVMESKKGNSRELRESVAESKGGEEGTKESRQSSSDVQSSASLSRKAGEEPEPVGPEEHGEPDQEDQSPAMKGVPVESQPLVDFLEILRSLKFASFFERRLHSQDYTKMIRQHVDFEMVQTRLEGGWYSRCSRSLFFRDMLLICNNAIVFFGKKSPEYKAACELRSLVSKEMACLPPKQEPPPKEETPTQPAPPVNPEPETSDSLLAKSKLSLPHNACRKRSSITARASTSSSGPERRKEQASTFRDVKPAINWKQKEESSDEIEKLHVTKRRRKERRRSSTRNNMTKNVRTRSNTNNERNSDVNENSESKAEMEKKSRVLSSNENSESKAETEKKSNNNAGGKKQSAANFLSRIKSSSSKTVSLLEASKTPENNSKGGRAEQRKNGNGKGNTQKDQGSRRGSGGRQAAKEQDSPSKRNVGRPSKRAAATTAGPAKRARGR